The segment tattctattatttattatatataatgtttttattaaacatgaaactatataaattaattcttaaaatattgtacacaAAACAtgcgataataattttcatataaataaaattgattatactTTAGCTCTGAGAGATTCTCTAATATATACCTGATGATAAATACAACATTATCAGTAGCAGGTATTATCATGTCATATTGttcataaatgttatatattatataaatgtatatatcctATATCGAGATATGTTTACAGCATTCTGTAACTTcctaatatattacattcaggataaaaaaaagaaaaatgtagatatataaatacaaaaaattcaataacggGAATAATTGCATTACTTTACTTGCACAGTGCAAATGCGCTGGACGATGCACTCTGCACTTTATGGATGGGTGCCTTCGTTTATGCAGCGGTCGGCGCAGCTAAGTGCACTGGTTTAGAGTTTGTCTTTCTTCTACTAATATAGAGGAAAAAAGATGGACTGTGAACTAGTGCACGTGCACATGGCTGCTGCATAAACGAAGGCACCCTATTTCTACGCACGACACGCGAGAAAGCACATGTTTGTTTCATGGTGTAATAACCCACGTATATaccaaagaattttatttatctgacTTCGTGTAAACAAATGTGATATCGCTTATAACAACTTTTGTTGTTAACGACAAATTATTCAGGTAATATAGTTTCAATAATGCAAGAAAATtatcattgataattatttagataatataaaaaaaattgtctttttttcatgcaaaatataattcgtGTGCTTAGAattgcgaaaaattaatttctcttaacaaaagaaacattatttgcaaataaaaatgacgttataagtaaaaaagtgATATAACCTCAAAATTAACCTACTGTATAACAGTGcttctattttaatagatatatgtCGAGGATATATATACtggatacatataattgtaatccacgagattattattttaaactaaaatcgACATGGCTGGGCAACAACATCCTTTCTTATCTGGATTTCCCAATGTACAGCAATCAGCTATGCGTACACAATTCGGTGGTGGACAAATGGTCTCTGGTTTAATAGGACCACAGCAAGGAAGTaagtatttcaatatttctatatGAGTATAATCTCTATATTTGTTTTCATTGCTCATGCCTGTGTGTGTAAACATGACCTTGTCCTATGTACAACAGTGAGTTTTGATATCTTTTACATAAAGAATTCAAGTCTCCtagacatataatatttttcaatattatattcttcagtAAATATTAGCagttatattgaataataagcAATTGTTTATGATGTgttgtcaaatttaaaaatattgatggtggattacaataaaaattaaaaagtgttTCATCAAAGTTATAGATTTCTATCGTTGTACACAATTAAagattctataaatttttatgcaatccatttttctattattggcagctttaaataattctttggaagaatcaaaattgttaaaatacatgtacAGTTTGGTGGTACAATGGATACATCAAGTgaagataaaatagaattagacagcaagtttaatatttaaaagtataaaattgatttaaaaaactgGACATCTCTGAGAATTAATCAAGAACTTTTATTTTAGCTATTGTAAACTCTCAACAATTTGGTATGGGAGTAGGAGTTGGAGTAGGTGTTGGTAATGTTGGATCTAATGTTATGGGAATGCCAAACTCTCAACAAGTTTTGGCacaacagcaacaacaacagcaaTCCATTGCGATGCAACAACAAATGCAACAGATGCAGCAACAACAATTGCAActgcagcagcaacaacaggCTGCTATGGTTCAACAGAATAATCAAACTAGTAATCAAGCAACAACACCGCAAACTCCAGTCCCACCTACTCAACCACCATTGCAACAACAGCAAACCAAGGAAGTCAACACTGCCAGCTTATGTAGATGTGGACAAGAAGCAGTGCAAGAAATCGTCCACCGTACTACAGACCTTTTCCAAGTTCTTAAAGTGCTCCCACCGCCTAATGGTATAATTCCTCAATAGAAATGTCTTCTATCTTAactagatatttaaaatgtcaatatatatttttttcataaatgtattatttataaatatagggACAGCACAAGGGGCAAATGCAGCaaacgagaaaaagataaagattttaGAACActtgagaataataaaaatgatgtttAAACGTTTAaggttaatatatgaaaaatgtaatgagAATTGTCAATTGCAAGGCATGGAATATACCCACATAGAAAGTTTAATTCCATTAAAAGAGGAATGGGATATGAAATCTGATGAAAAGAAGACTTCGGAAGCTTACAGACTCATCTGCGAAGAGAGTAAGGAAGTCATAGaggtgagaaaaatatttatatattacataaaaagcTATGTtgtgcatattatatacataatacattattgttttattaaatcctaataaaatttaaatctgttTCTTTTACAGCAAGTGGTGTTAAAAAATAGgcatattaaagaaataatcgaTCACTT is part of the Anoplolepis gracilipes chromosome 2, ASM4749672v1, whole genome shotgun sequence genome and harbors:
- the LOC140663288 gene encoding mediator of RNA polymerase II transcription subunit 30 isoform X2, with protein sequence MDTSSEDKIELDTIVNSQQFGMGVGVGVGVGNVGSNVMGMPNSQQVLAQQQQQQQSIAMQQQMQQMQQQQLQLQQQQQAAMVQQNNQTSNQATTPQTPVPPTQPPLQQQQTKEVNTASLCRCGQEAVQEIVHRTTDLFQVLKVLPPPNGTAQGANAANEKKIKILEHLRIIKMMFKRLRLIYEKCNENCQLQGMEYTHIESLIPLKEEWDMKSDEKKTSEAYRLICEESKEVIEQVVLKNRHIKEIIDHLRRIISEINTMLNMRRS
- the LOC140663288 gene encoding mediator of RNA polymerase II transcription subunit 30 isoform X3 produces the protein MYNTIVNSQQFGMGVGVGVGVGNVGSNVMGMPNSQQVLAQQQQQQQSIAMQQQMQQMQQQQLQLQQQQQAAMVQQNNQTSNQATTPQTPVPPTQPPLQQQQTKEVNTASLCRCGQEAVQEIVHRTTDLFQVLKVLPPPNGTAQGANAANEKKIKILEHLRIIKMMFKRLRLIYEKCNENCQLQGMEYTHIESLIPLKEEWDMKSDEKKTSEAYRLICEESKEVIEQVVLKNRHIKEIIDHLRRIISEINTMLNMRRS
- the LOC140663288 gene encoding mediator of RNA polymerase II transcription subunit 30 isoform X1; this translates as MAGQQHPFLSGFPNVQQSAMRTQFGGGQMVSGLIGPQQGTIVNSQQFGMGVGVGVGVGNVGSNVMGMPNSQQVLAQQQQQQQSIAMQQQMQQMQQQQLQLQQQQQAAMVQQNNQTSNQATTPQTPVPPTQPPLQQQQTKEVNTASLCRCGQEAVQEIVHRTTDLFQVLKVLPPPNGTAQGANAANEKKIKILEHLRIIKMMFKRLRLIYEKCNENCQLQGMEYTHIESLIPLKEEWDMKSDEKKTSEAYRLICEESKEVIEQVVLKNRHIKEIIDHLRRIISEINTMLNMRRS